In Oscillatoria sp. FACHB-1407, the sequence CAAGAAGGGCTGTGATCACGGACAGTGTGGAGCCTGTACTGTGCTGATCGATGGCGATCGCATCTATTCCTGTCTTGCCCTTGCCATCATGCAGGAGGGGCGATCGATTACCACAATTGAAGGGTTGGCGAGGGGTGAGCAACTCCATCCCGTACAAGCGGCATTTATTGATAATGATGGGTTTCAATGCGGGTACTGCACTTCAGGGCAAATCTGCGCGTCTGTTGCGCTGTTGGAGGAGATAAACCGGGGCTGTGCCAGTGCAGTCACCGCCGATCTGACTCGCCCACCGCAAGCGGCAACCCTATCGGAGGCAGAAATCAAGGAGCGAATGAGCGGCAACCTCTGTCGCTGTAGTGCCTATAACGGCATTGTCGCTGCCATCCAACAATCCGCCGGACAAACCCCGCCTTCCCCTGCCGCCACAATCCTCCTACAGGAGGCAGCAGGATGAAGAATTTTGCCTACGTCCGGGCGACTTCCGTAGAGAATGCCATCCACCAGGCATCTCGCGCTCAAAATGCTCAATTCATTGCCGGAGGAACCAATCTGGTCGATCGCCTCAAGGTTTTTCTGGATGACCCTGATCAAGTCATCGATGTCTCCCGTCTGGATTTGAAGCAGATTGAATCTA encodes:
- a CDS encoding 2Fe-2S iron-sulfur cluster-binding protein, with the translated sequence MPSDHQKPSGTSRRRFLGQALTAAGTAIVAPKVLDTTPVAEAQEPPPDPHAPIQGETPVTLTINGRSHTVSIEPRVTVLDLLRERLALTGTKKGCDHGQCGACTVLIDGDRIYSCLALAIMQEGRSITTIEGLARGEQLHPVQAAFIDNDGFQCGYCTSGQICASVALLEEINRGCASAVTADLTRPPQAATLSEAEIKERMSGNLCRCSAYNGIVAAIQQSAGQTPPSPAATILLQEAAG